The genome window TTAAACATCTTCCTGATGAAGGACAACGATACGCCGTCGCCGCTGGCAATCACAGGTATCTTTAAGGCTTCTTTTACCTCTTTAATGACCAGGTAATCGACAGTTCCACTATAACCCTGGGTTCTTGTCCTTCCGTGAATAAAAAGTGCGCTGACACCTGCATCCTCGGCATAGAGGGCCACTTCCCGTGCGTTTATTGAATCAGAGTCCCACCCTGCCCTGATCTTCACTGTTACCGGAACTTTCGAACGGCAAACCAGCAGCTTAAGTATATCCCTCAGTTTGCGCGGCTCTCTAAGGAGCGCCGCCCCCTTGCCGTTCCGTGTAATTTTTGCTGTAGGACAGGCCGCATTAAAGTCAAGAAGATCGAACCCATGTCCATCAAGGATATCAATGGCCTTTAAGATGTGTTCTTCGTTGTTTCCCAGCAACTGCACTCCGAGAGGCCGGTCATCGGGTGCGGAGGAAAGCATGCGAAGGGTCCTTTTATCATTGTGTGACAAAGCCCTTGCATCAATCATCTCCGTAAATGCCATTGGTGCGCCAAAGGTACGGGTAAGTATGCGGAATGGAAGATCGCTTACTCCGGCCATAGGGGCAAGCACACAGGGGACAGGGAGTATGATGTTACCGATTTCGAGCATATCTTATTCTATCTCTCATTGACATGGCTGTCAAATACTGTTGCTTTCCCGTGACGGCGCAACTCGTATTACGTAAAGACAGCCGTGCATAATGGGTTTGCAGTCCGGCGGCTGAACGCAAAAATGCCCCCGGCATGACTCGAACATGCGGCACACGGATTAGGAATAAGTTTTATTGTATTTCTATTGTATTTTCACATAATCTCACTTGACATAATTAGCGTTATAATTATAATATATTACATGGCATTTACAACATTTCAAAACAAACACAATTTCACTCAATTTCACAGTAATTACTTTTCAAGGGTAGCATGGGGGGTAGCACGGTATACACAACGGACAGGCAGAAGTCTTAAAAAATGAGCCAAAAGGAGGTATGTTTTGAAAAAGCCTAAGAAGGAATACTCAGAAAATACCAAGAGGCAGGAAACACAATATCCAGGAGTATATCAACGGCGATCCGAAAAAACTCATGGCGTGATGGACACATGCTTTGACATATCATACAAAAGAGAAGGTAAAAAGAAATGGGAAAAAGTCGGCTGGGCGAGCGATGGCTATGATGCAAAATCAGCTAATATGATTAGAGCAGACCGGATACGAAAGATACAGCATGGCGAGGAACTACCGCATGAAAAATTAAAAGCACCTTTCTTTAAAGAAGTGGCAAAGAAATATCTCAAATGGTGCGAGGATAATAAATGTCGTGGTGGCTATGATGAGCGGATCCGCTATGAAAAGCACCTTGAACCGAGGTATGCAGAAAAAAAGCTCGATGAAATATCGCCTTTTGACTTGGAAAAGATGAAGGCGCAGCTATTGAAGTCAGGCCTTGCGCCGTCTACAGTAAAGCATGTCCTTATTCTTTTTCGCATGATATGGAATAAAGCTATACAATGGAAATTATATAAAGGTGAATGTCCTGTTAAACAAGTCAAGCTACCTACCGTCCAAAATGAACGAGAGAGATTTTTATCATACGATGAAGCACAAATATTGCTTGATAAATTAAAAGAATCCTCAGATACAGTACATGATATGGCATTGCTTAGTCTTCATTGTGGCTTGCGCTTTGGTGAAATTGCCGCATTGAGAGGCTTTGATATTGACTTGGAAAATGGAGTTATTACCATATCCAATCCAAAGAATAAGACCTCACGAAAGGCATATATAACAGAAATGGTAAAAACTATGCTTCAAAAGCGGATACCAAAAAATAAAGAAGATTTCATATTCATTCCACAAGGCGAGAAAAAGCAGATAATGCGTGTAAGCAACACATTTCATAGAGTAGTAGACGAAATTGGCTTTAACAAGGGCATTAAAGACCGCCGTCAATGGATTACATTTCACAGTTTAAGACATACTCATGCCTCATGGCTTGCACTGTCAGGTGAATCATTACTTGTTATTCGGGAGGCGTTAGGACATAAAGACTTTACCATGACAAAGAGATATGCACATTTAGGCGCAGATACAAGAAAACAGGCAGCCTCACGCCTTGAGCAGGCTTTTAACAAAGGCAAAGAAAACAATGTCATACAGTTAAACGAGAAATAAAAATATTTGTAACACATTATCGGTTGCATATTTTCAAACATTTGCTATACTATAAATCATGGGAAAAGCTGATAAGCTTCTGAAACGGTTAATCTCTGAACCAAAAGATTTTACTTACGATGAGTTGAAACGATTGTTATCAGCGTATGGATATGAGGAGGCCCAAACAGGTAAGACGTCAGGCTCAAGGGTTGCATTTATAAATCATGATTCCAGGCATATTATCAGGCTGCATAAACCACATCCTCATCCTGAGCTTAAACAGTATCAGATTGATGATGTTCTTGAAGAATTAAAAAGACAGGGGATATTAGAATGAAAGACATTATGATGCACAAAGGGTTTATCGGAACAGTCCATTATAACGCTGATGACGAGATATTTCATGGCAAGATTGAAGGTATCAACGATCTCATAACCTTTGAAGGCAACAGCGTAAAAGAATTGAAAGAGGCTTTCGTTGAGGCCGTTGAAGATTATGTCATTCTATGTAAGGAGACAGGAAAGGAACCTTTAAAATCCTGCAAGGGCAGCTTTAATATCCGTATACCGCCGGAATTGCATATTAATGCGCTTATTAAAGCAACTACAGAAGGAATATCGCTGAATCATTTTATCAAAAAAGCAATCGAGCGAGAAATGGCAGATAGGGGCCAACACAAACACCCTGCACATTAAAGAGTATTCCAGCGCAGGGCAGAATGGAAGCAGCATTTAATCAGGGCAAGGAAACCAATGTCATACAATTAAACGAGCAATAACAGCATACACAGGGGATAGAGCCGCTCTCGAAAAGGGTAATCCTGAACCCCTTCCCCTGTGCAATTCATTCAGGACACACCACGACAGGAGGTGGCAGCGTGGATAAAGAAAAGAGATGGGAACCAACAGAAGAGACTGCAAGAGAATATACCCAAGCAAGAGAAAAATTGTTAA of Pseudomonadota bacterium contains these proteins:
- the dusB gene encoding tRNA dihydrouridine synthase DusB — translated: MLEIGNIILPVPCVLAPMAGVSDLPFRILTRTFGAPMAFTEMIDARALSHNDKRTLRMLSSAPDDRPLGVQLLGNNEEHILKAIDILDGHGFDLLDFNAACPTAKITRNGKGAALLREPRKLRDILKLLVCRSKVPVTVKIRAGWDSDSINAREVALYAEDAGVSALFIHGRTRTQGYSGTVDYLVIKEVKEALKIPVIASGDGVSLSFIRKMFNETGCNGVAIARGALGNPWIFREVIQFFQNGTFCERPDVNERIEIMKRHMNLLVQYYGEKKSMSCFHKFFIWYTRGLSGMKPLRDKAFRTGTIGELLGAIEELRTFDDSGLIKQRS
- a CDS encoding site-specific integrase, which gives rise to MKKPKKEYSENTKRQETQYPGVYQRRSEKTHGVMDTCFDISYKREGKKKWEKVGWASDGYDAKSANMIRADRIRKIQHGEELPHEKLKAPFFKEVAKKYLKWCEDNKCRGGYDERIRYEKHLEPRYAEKKLDEISPFDLEKMKAQLLKSGLAPSTVKHVLILFRMIWNKAIQWKLYKGECPVKQVKLPTVQNERERFLSYDEAQILLDKLKESSDTVHDMALLSLHCGLRFGEIAALRGFDIDLENGVITISNPKNKTSRKAYITEMVKTMLQKRIPKNKEDFIFIPQGEKKQIMRVSNTFHRVVDEIGFNKGIKDRRQWITFHSLRHTHASWLALSGESLLVIREALGHKDFTMTKRYAHLGADTRKQAASRLEQAFNKGKENNVIQLNEK
- a CDS encoding type II toxin-antitoxin system HicA family toxin, with product MGKADKLLKRLISEPKDFTYDELKRLLSAYGYEEAQTGKTSGSRVAFINHDSRHIIRLHKPHPHPELKQYQIDDVLEELKRQGILE
- a CDS encoding type II toxin-antitoxin system HicB family antitoxin; the protein is MKDIMMHKGFIGTVHYNADDEIFHGKIEGINDLITFEGNSVKELKEAFVEAVEDYVILCKETGKEPLKSCKGSFNIRIPPELHINALIKATTEGISLNHFIKKAIEREMADRGQHKHPAH